Proteins from one Cyprinus carpio isolate SPL01 chromosome B15, ASM1834038v1, whole genome shotgun sequence genomic window:
- the LOC109103357 gene encoding alpha-2-macroglobulin-like isoform X2 codes for MDLNVSCCWKGLLLFSLLLVCVNGQTSGPYFMVTFPAVIESGSEAKLCASLLKPNESLVMNIYLVHGDQSTLLLQEKAEEEFHRCFNFKAPLVEAESVQTMKVELQGESFKMTEERKVIFRSYHPLTFIQTDKPIYIPGQTVNFRVVTMDTHFAPLDQQYGSVVLEDSQGNRIGQWTNVSSTRWILQRSYELNPEARQGVYRLKTYIGERMISHDFEVKKYVLPKYEVTVKRPNEVSVDEEELSIEVCGKYTYGQPVPGKSWVKVCRNILPYLQARDRNPLCLEETTEIKKTGCAIHTIDVSVFLNSTLKSSLQDSLRVEAMVTEEGTEITMTKSETISLTYEIGKVTLTDLPKTYEHGSVIEGKIKLSNFKDAPIQNKEVYLFEVVNWSSKLLLNLTTDSDGLASFSLNTSSLPEKDINLMASVYTEFHHRGYKTPYFSTDRKTVQLLRPVTPYTPTLSELIIENIEQPLKCDAEFTVTIKYYFIGETVEDFKTDIVYMVLSRGLIVHHGYEKVEVKSSNGAANGTVSFKLSVGADLAPAVQILTYCVLPSENVAAGSTQFDVEKCFSNKVSLQFSPAKAVPGEKNTLQLSAQPGSLCALSAVDQSVLILESGKRLDTDKIFNLLPVQSVSSYPYTVEDQQECLHVRPRRALSTDNAYEALKRVGLKMATNLAVRVPQCLSYRGLTYHRYSDIVMYRQHAPVSVLRMSSLEDADFATSSRDSPAVTIRTVFPETWIWELAEVGDSGSAQVPVTVPDTITSWETEAFCMSSKGLGLAPPAQLTVFQPFFLELSLPYSIIRGEIFELKATVFNYLSKCIMVKVTPAPSSDYTLKASSDDQYSSCLCANERKTFKWILTPSVLGVLNITVSAEAESSQTVCDNEIVSVPERGRIDTVTRNLLVQAEGTEKTETYSWLLCPKVDSLSEEVDLNLPKDVIEGSARSSVSVIGDILGRALRNLHGLLQMPYGCGEQNMAVLSPNIYILQYLENTEQLTSAIRERATGFLKSGYQRQLNYKHSDGAYSTFGYGDGNTWLTAFVLRSFGKAQKYIFIDPQIIQSAKEWLISRRDSDGCFIQQGRLFNNRMKGGVNDNVTMTAYITASLLELETPVTDPVVSKGLSCLRSVIKDVKNTYTTALLAYTFSLAKDTDTRQQLFKKLEDVAISGGSLLHWSQSASADDSDSLAVEISSYVLLAVLTADSLTTADLGFANRIVSWLVKQQNAYGGFSSTQDTVVALQALSLYATKVFNSDGSSTVTVQSAGDTHHFDLNQDNKLLYQEKQLQNVPAKYSIEVKGSTCVSVQVAQFYNIPTPTEAKTLSIDAKIEEDCKTLGQNFILNFTVKYDGLCQNTGSCISSITQMHCVTLVNTWWRLTWKRRNC; via the exons ATGGATCTGAATGTTAGCTGCTGTTGGAAGGGGCTCCTTCTGTTCTCTCTCCTTCTTGTTTGTGTAAATGGACAAACATCTGGGCC atatttcaTGGTGACGTTTCCTGCAGTGATCGAGTCGGGATCTGAGGCCAAACTGTGTGCAAGTCTTCTCAAACCCAATGAAAGCCTTGTCATGAACATTTATCTGGTTCATGGTGACCAGAGCACTTTACTGCTGCAGGAGAAAGCTGAGGAAGAGTTTCACCGCTGCTTTAACTTCAAG GCTCCCCTGGTAGAAGCAGAATCAGTGCAGACAATGAAAGTAGAACTTCAGGGAGAGTCTTTTAAGATGACTGAAGAGAGAAAAGTCATCTTCAGATCTTACCATCCTCTGACCTTTATTCAGACTGATAAACCCATCTATATTCCAGGACAGACAG tgaACTTTAGAGTTGTTACCATGGATACACACTTTGCACCGCTTGATCAGCAG TATGGTTCTGTCGTGCTTGAG GACAGTCAGGGTAACAGAATTGGTCAATGGACAAATGTTTCCTCAACAAGGTGGATTTTGCAGCGTTCTTATGAATTAAATCCAGAGGCCCGTCAAGGTGTGTACAGACTGAAGACTTATATTGGTGAAAGGATGATCTCAcatgattttgaggtgaaaaaatATG TTTTGCCAAAGtatgaagttacagtaaaacgaCCCAATGAAGTGAGTGTTGATGAAGAAGAACTGTCAATTGAAGTTTGCGGAAA ATACACTTACGGGCAGCCTGTACCTGGAAAATCATGGGTAAAAGTCTGCCGTAATATTCTGCCCTACCTTCAAGCCCGTGATAGAAATCCGTTGTGTTTAGAGGAAACCACTGAG ATAAAAAAGACAGGCTGCGCCATCCATACCATAGAtgtatcagtgtttttgaactcCACACTAAAGTCTAGTCTGCAGGATTCTCTTAGAGTTGAAGCAATGGTTACAGAAGAAGGAACAG AGATCACCATGACAAAATCTGAAACTATATCTCTCACTTATGAAATTGGAAAAGTCACACTTACTGACCTGCCCAAAACATATGAACATGGATCAGTTATAGAAGGAAAA ATCAAACTCTCAAATTTCAAAGATGCACCAATTCAAAATAAAGAGGTTTATCTTTTTGAGGTTGTAAATTGGTCCTCAAAACTGCTCCTAAATCTCACTACAGACAGCGATGGACTGGCCAGCTTCTCCCTTAATACGTCTAGTCTTCCTGAAAAAGATATTAATCTGATG GCAAGTGTGTATACAGAATTTCATCATCGTGGTTACAAAACACCTTACTTCTCTACGGACAGAAAAACAGTTCAGCTTCTCCGGCCTGTCACTCCATACACCCCAACATTAAGTGAACTGATTATAGAGAATATTGAGCAACCATTAAAGTGTGATGCTGAGTTTACAGTGACCATAAAGTACTATTTTATTGGAGAGACTGTTGAAGACTTCAAAACTGACATTGTCTATATG GTCTTGTCCAGAGGATTGATCGTACATCATGGATATGAGAAGGTTGAAGTGAAGTCTTCTAATGGAGCAGCAAATGGCACTGTGTCATTCAAACTGTCTGTTGGTGCAGATCTGGCTCCTGCAGTGCAGATTCTGACCTATTGTGTTCTGCCCAGTGAAAATGTTGCTGCTGGTAGCACACAATTTgatgttgaaaaatgtttcagtaaCAAG GTGTCTCTGCAGTTTTCTCCTGCTAAAGCAGTTCCTGGTGAGAAAAACACTCTTCAGCTCTCAGCTCAGCCTGGTTCACTGTGCGCCCTCAGTGCTGTAGATCAGAGTGTCCTGATCCTGGAGTCAGGAAAACGTCTGGATACTGACAAG ATCTTCAACCTGCTGCCAGTGCAATCAGTGTCAAGTTATCCTTACACTGTTGAAGATCAGCAGGAATGTCTGCATGTGAGACCCCGTCGAGCTCTGTCGACAGACAACGCCTATGAAGCCTTAAAG AGAGTGGGATTGAAGATGGCAACAAATTTAGCCGTGCGAGTCCCTCAGTGTCTGTCATACAGAGGCTTGACTTATCACAGATACAGTGATATTG tgatgtaTCGTCAACATGCTCCAGTGTCAGTGTTAAGGATGTCTTCACTGGAAGATGCTGATTTTGCTACATCTAGCAGAGATTCTCCAGCAGTGACGATTCGAACAGTTTTTCCAGAAACATGGATCTGGGAACTTGCTGAAGTGGG AGACTCTGGATCAGCTCAGGTTCCTGTCACGGTTCCTGACACCATCACCTCTTGGGAGACGGAGGCCTTCTGTATGTCCTCCAAAGGTCTGggtctggctcctcctgctcagCTGACAGTTTTCCAGCCCTTCTTCCTGGAGCTCTCTCTGCCTTATTCCATCATTCGTGGGGAGATATTTGAGCTGAAGGCTACTGTCTTCAACTATCTGTCCAAGTGCATCATG GTTAAAGTGACTCCAGCTCCTTCCTCAGACTACACTCTCAAAGCCTCCTCTGATGATCAGTATTCATCCTGTTTGTGTGCTAATGAAAGAAAAACCTTTAAATGGATCCTCACTCCTTCTGTTCTTG GAGTCTTGAATATTACAGTCAGTGCAGAGGCAGAGTCATCCCAGACTGTGTGTGACAATGAGATTGTGAGCGTTCCAGAGAGAGGACGCATTGACACAGTCACACGAAATCTGCTTGTACAG GCAGAAGGAACTGAAAAGACAGAGACCTACAGCTGGTTACTGTGTCCAAAAG TCGACAGTCTCTCAGAAGAAGTGGATCTGAATCTTCCTAAAGATGTGATAGAGGGATCAGCCAGATCCTCTGTTTCAGTCATTG GGGACATATTGGGACGTGCTTTGAGAAATCTTCATGGATTACTACAGATGCCGTATGGCTGTGGAGAACAAAACATGGCTGTTCTTTCTCCCAATATTTACATTCTGCAGTATCTGGAAAACACAGAGCAACTCACCTCAGCCATCAGAGAGAGAGCCACAGGCTTCCTTAAGAGTG GATACCAGAGACAACTGAACTACAAGCATTCTGATGGTGCATACAGCACATTTGGTTATGGTGATGGGAATACatg GTTGACTGCCTTTGTCCTGAGGTCTTTTGGCAAAGCacagaaatacatatttattgaTCCACAAATTATTCAGAGTGCAAAGGAATGGTTAATAAGCAGACGGGATTCAGACGGCTGTTTTATCCAACAGGGAAGACTGTTCAACAACAGAATGaag GGTGGAGTGAATGATAATGTGACCATGACTGCCTACATTACTGCATCACTGCTTGAACTGGAAACTCCAGTCACA GATCCTGTCGTTAGTAAAGGTTTGTCATGTTTGAGGTCCGTCATTAAGGATGTCAAAAACACTTACACCACTGCTTTGCTCGCCTACACTTTCAGTCTGGCTAAAGACACAGACACTCGACAGCAGCTTTTCAAGAAACTGGAGGATGTTGCTATTTCAGGGG GGTCTCTTCTCCACTGGTCTCAGTCTGCATCTGCTGATGACTCTGATTCTCTGGCCGTGGAGATCAGCTCATATGTGCTGCTAGCTGTTCTCACTGCAGATTCACTCACTACAGCTGATCTGGGATTTGCTAACAGGATTGTCAGCTGGCTTGTGAAGCAGCAGAATGCCTATGGAGGATTCTCCTCCACACAG GACACAGTAGTGGCTCTTCAGGCTCTGTCTTTGTACGCCACCAAAGTGTTCAACTCTGACGGCTCCAGCACAGTGACTGTACAGTCAGCAGGAGACACTCACCACTTTGATCTCAATCAGGACAACAAGTTACTGTACCAGGAGAAGCAGCTGCAGAACGTTCCAGCCAAATACAGCATTGAAGTGAAGGGCTCAACCTGTGTGTCTGTGCAG GTGGCTCAGTTCTACAACATTCCCACTCCTACTGAAGCTAAAACATTGAGCATTGATGCTAAGATTGAGGAAGATTGCAAAACACTAGGACAAAATTTCATCTTGAACTTCACTGTCAA